TTTGACTTCGTCGTCTGCTATCTTCTCCAAGTCGGGGCTGAAGTCTGCCACAAAGTCTGCTAGGGCCTGCGACTTTACAGCCGTCCTCGGTTGGTATTTGATGTCGAATCCTCCGAGTGCCATCGTCCATTTTTTCATTCGACCTGTCAGTTCTGGCCTACGCATCACATACTTAATTGGATAGTTAGTCATctatttggtgagtttcaaaataatgccttagttTTTTGGCTGTTGTGACGAGTGCTAGAACAAGTTTTTCGAAGGAGGAATACCTGGTTTCTGCCTCTAATAAGGACTTACTGATGTAGTAGATGGGCAACTGTTGCGCTTCGTCTTCTCGGGCTAACACCGCGCTGACTGCTGTCGTGCTAACGGCAAGGTAAAGTTGTAAGACTTCACCTTCCTTGGGTTTAGACAGAAGGGGTGGCGTCATTAGATATTTTTGAGgtttttcaaagccgtttcgtgGTCGTCGGACCAATTAAAACCCTTGTTTTTGCGTAAAATGTCGTAGAATAGACGACATTTGTCCGACGACCTGGATATGAAACGGTTCAATACCGCCACTCTCCCTATCAAACGATGTACCTCTTTTATGTTTCTGGGCGATTGAATGTTGATGATTGCACGTACTTGGTCAGGGCTTGCCTCGATTCCTCGTTGGGTGACGATGTAGCCCAAGAATTTTCCTCGGACACTCCAAAAGAACATTTAGTTGGGTTAAGTTTCATACCGTACTTCCTCAGTATTTCGAAGGATTGTCGTAAGTGTTCCACGTGGTCGTCCGCTTTCTTTGATTTCAccagcatgtcgtcgatgtagacctcCATCGTGTCTCCGAGTTGATCTTAGAACATCTTGTTGACCAGTCATTGGTACgtcgcacctgcatttttaagaccaaaaggcataactttataacaataaattcctctATCTGTTACAAAAGATGTTTTCTCTTGATCCTCCGGGTGCATGAGGATCTGGTTGTATCCTGAGTAGGCGTCCATAAAGGTGATTAGCTCGTGACCGGCGGTGGCATCGACCATGGCGTCTATGTGTGGCAGAGGGAACGtatctttggggcatgctttCTTGATGTCTGTGAAGTCGATGCAAACTCTCCATTTCCCGTTCTTCTTGCTGACGACGACGACATTAGCTAACCAATCTGGATACTTAACCTCTCTGATTTTTCGCGAATCTATTAATTTCTGAACCTCTTCATCTATGATCTTATTCCTTTCAGGCGCGAACTTTCGTCGTTTCTGTTTTACTGGTTTGAAGTTGGGGTCGACGTTGAGCTTGTGGGTGATGACGTCCGGGCTGATTCCTATCATGTCCTCATGCGACCAGGCAAAGCAGACCGAGTTTTCTCTTAGGAACTCTACTATCTGACTTCTGATGTTGTCAGGCAGTGACGCTCCAATCCTTACGACTTGGTCTGGCTTTGTCGGGTCTAGTAGTATCTCATCGATCTGCTGGTCGTCTGGTTCATCTGCTGTCGACCCTggctgtaattgctagatggATGATTTTGATGGTTTCAATGCGGTTTCATAGCATTTCTTTGCGTCTCTCTACTGTCCTTTGATCTCCATGACACCCCATTTggtcggaaatttgattgattggTGGTATAATGATGGTACTCCtttcattttgtggatccatggtcACCCTAAAATGACGTTGTATGCTGATGGCAGTCGACGACGTTGAACTTAGTCATGATGTTGACACCTTCAGCATATGTGGGCAATGATATCTCTCCGACTGTTCGCATCGATTCTCCACTGAATCTTACTAAGATTGTTGATCTCCTGACGATGTTCTTTTCCTCGAGCCCCATTTCCTGTAGGGCCTCCAAGAACAGTACGTTTGCCGAGATGCCGTTGTCGATCAGTATCCTTTTGATTAGAGCGTTGCCTATTGGGAGCGATATTACCAATCCGTCGTGATGCTCCTGCTGTGTGTCTACTGAATCTGAGTCGTCGAAGGTGATTGACATTGCTGTTAGGGATTTTTCGAGTGCGATTTCATCCTCCGTCTACCCCTCTTTGACGGCTCCAGATTCTCCCTTGTTGATCTTTTTAGCTGCAGAAGAGGTTAGTCCACAAATATTTGAACCACCAGAAATAACGTTTACCACTTTGTTAAAGTTAGGCGGGGTCGGTCGGTTGCTTCTCGTCGCTGGGCTGGGTTGGGCGGGTTTCTCCTTGTTGTATGTCTCCTTCCCTTTGTCGCTCAGTAGCTCCTTCAAGTGCCCCCGTTTCAGAAGATATGCGACCTCCTTTTTAAGGGAGATGCACTCATCGGTTTTGTGGCCGTTGTCGCGGTGGAAGTCGCACCATTTGCTCATGTCTTTCATGGAATCTGTTATGTCGCTCTTCCTAGGCCATCTGACGGTTCCACCTACATTTTGAAGGGCGTTCACGACGCCTCCGATGTCGACATTGAAGCCATATTCGGAGATGTCGGGGTGGTAGGCCCGTTCATTCCTGTAAACATTGTTAGTATCATTATACTGATTGACATTTTTTACCTGGTTTTGGCGGTTGTATGGCTGGTGTCGCCAGCTGTTGTTCCTCGGGGTGTACGACTACTTGTCGCTGCTGCCCCCTGCTGATCGTGGTGCTGTCGACCGTGTAATCTCGTCGTCTTCGATCCGCATCTGGGCAGTGGCTCTCGATCTGACCTCCTCGAAGGTTGCGCAGGGATATTTGGTAATCTCCCGGTACAACTCCGAGTTGGGGATGAGACCTCTCTTGAATGCTTCGATAGTTGTCTTAACATCACAGTTTTTTATGctaattttttcacaattaaaacggttaaaattatcgcgtaccgactcggtTGGTCCTTGGGCCAACCGATAGAGGTCACTCGTCTGCTTTTCCAACTGGCGACTGCTAGCGAACTGTTGATAGAAGGCGTTGTTGAGATCAGAAAGACAGGATATGGATCCGGGGGTGATGTTCATGAGCCATTCCAGAGCTGCTCCGTCGAGGGTGCCTCCGAACGATTTGCACATTACAGGTTCAACCAGGTCGTACGGGATGCCGATCTACCACATTCGCTGCTTGTAGACGTTGACATGCCTGTAAGGATCGGACGTTCCGTCGTAGAGGGTGGTCCAAATAGGGAGCCGAAGTTGATGCGGGACTGTTACCCTGGCATTCGCCTCACAAAATGGTGATGCTGCGTATCCGTCGGTTGGTTCCGTCTCCACTGGTGTAAGTTCTCCTGGCAGCTTGGTCATCAGTTTCAACATCAACGAACACTGCTTCTTCATATATGCTTCCATCTTGTTCAGGCGTCGGGTCACAGGGTCAGGCGTCGGTCCGCTATCTTCTTCGTCGTGGGGCTCTTCATCGTCGGTCAGATCCTCGAACTCATCGGGCATTTCGAATATCAACTTCTTTGGCTTTCCACCGGGTTTGTAGCGCGACTGGTACTTGGTGCTCTTTGCGGATTCTAGCTCTTTCTGGAGGTTCTCGACAGATGCTCTTTCTTGGGCCAGCTCCTCTTGGGCCTTGTCGTAGGCTGCCTTCATCTCTGCGAGTGTCATATCTCCGGAGGCCATTGTGAGAGAGGTATTTTGTGAGGGGATTTTTTTGTGTgaaacctagttaatgtccctacagacggcgccaaactgtttatgccaaatttcgtctaggggcgacacttggcttgggtcgacactaagtaatgaatgcgaaaaacaaataaagagagACGACACAAGGAGATGTTGACGCAGAAAACCCAGGattaaggtaaaaaaccgcggatagctatgaggctatcaatccactaagtatcctAAGTTATCTAAAGAATTGTTTATGCTCCGTAAAAAATAAGGTAGACTAATACAATGATCGCTTTAAAGAATGAAAATACAATGCTTGCTTTAATGATTGAGAGCTTCAGTTAACTCTTGTGTCTTCTGGTATCGCTGCTCCATGCCTTTATACGTGAAACTCAACGGTATTGTTGGTTGACAGGATCCCTAGAAGATAGGGATCTTGTACTGACTGTTGTCCCATGATCTTTTCCAGTCTTCAACTACTTCCGTAATGTTAGACAACTCTTTGAACTTGTTCTGCTTATATGACGGCGCGACATATCTTGGGCCTTGGGCTTGGATCTTGACCTATCTTCACTTAGTCGCCTGTCTGTTGTCGCTGGTCACTTGTCGCCTATGCCTTGTCGTTAGTCTTCTGTCGCCTATGCCTTGTCGCCTGGTGCTACATTCTACCTGTTCATTCGACACGACGTCACCTGTGACACGACAGTACCTGgtcgacacgacatgatcaaacgtcaaagcagttatgtcgttagtccaaaaagtgggataacagaaACTATGCTTACAACAAAAGATCAATTGATATTGCAGGCACAATTTCAACATGCAATTCGGAGATATGTATATGCTCCACACCTTCACAGTTCACACACAAAATGTTCTTCCAACCTTTCTTCGGTTTTCACAATTATCCATACTTTTGACACAATTCGACAATCGAACTTCTGAAATACAAAATTGTGAAGGATTTATGTACAATTTTCACTTTATTTTCTAAAAATTGTTTGGTTAGGCTAGATAGTTGTACAAGTTTTACAGCATAAAATTGTCAATCATGTGTTGTATAACATCAGCTCCTGCTGAATGCACCCAATAAGTTTGCACCTGCCAGAAAAAAGATATATGCACCCAATAATGACTGACCAAAAACATCTTTGAAATGCTATttcgaagaaaaagaaaagacaaaTGAAGCTTGCCTGAATTGAATTATGAGCAACAAATCGGTATTTACCACCACCAAATTTTACATCAACTCTTTCCCAGCTCACAGAGGTCAGCCCCTTGATCATTTCTTTCATCATTTCTGCCAAGGTCACTCCGAAAAAGAACGCTGCTTTAGTATAAGTTTAAATAAACTGCTTTAACATGGCAACTTGGAGAATTAATGACTTACCTCTTGTTCTCAATTTTTTCCAGCCATACATGATGGATGCCAAAGTGGAGCCTCGTTGAGGAGCAGCAACTACTCCCGTCTCCACATTTAAAATGTGCCGATATTTGTCATTTCTTTCAACTTGTCGCCTCTGCATGAAATATAAAGCTTGGTTAAGATGTGGAAATTTAGTGGTAATTCAGAAAAATTAATATCaactattttctttttataaaagaGTCTTTCATAGGTTGTCATATCTCTTACCTTAGGGAGTTCATTTTCATGCCGCAGTGAAGATGTATACCATCCAACAAGCTCTTTAGACTCTGTTAAGGTCTTGAAAGGAATCAGTTGTTGTCTAAATGTCTAATGGTTATGAACTTATTTAGGATCAAAAGAACAACTGATATTCTACTAGATTTGGATTGTACGAGTATTCTTAAAAGAAGAATAGCTAATCAGGATACGGTCAAAGCGCACATTTGCATAA
This Spinacia oleracea cultivar Varoflay chromosome 6, BTI_SOV_V1, whole genome shotgun sequence DNA region includes the following protein-coding sequences:
- the LOC130463363 gene encoding uncharacterized protein — encoded protein: MCKSFGGTLDGAALEWLMNITPGSISCLSDLNNAFYQQFASSRQLEKQTSDLYRLAQGPTESVRDNFNRFNCEKISIKNCDVKTTIEAFKRGLIPNSELYREITKYPCATFEEVRSRATAQMRIEDDEITRSTAPRSAGGSSDKNERAYHPDISEYGFNVDIGGVVNALQNVGGTVRWPRKSDITDSMKDMSKWCDFHRDNGHKTDECISLKKEVAYLLKRGHLKELLSDKGKETYNKEKPAQPSPATRSNRPTPPNFNKVVNVISGGSNICGLTSSAAKKINKGESGAVKEG